The following are encoded together in the Parambassis ranga chromosome 20, fParRan2.1, whole genome shotgun sequence genome:
- the ppp1r16a gene encoding protein phosphatase 1 regulatory subunit 16A, with product MAADHGELLAEMATVSRLSTTERIKHAQKRRAQQLKSWADMEKDAARGSRAKADKRKARTTKVKFPHAVTLLDAAARNDLEEVRALLNSGVSPDLVNEDGLTALHQCCIDDFGNIVQCLLDAGACVNACDSELWTPLHAAATCGHTGLVQLLIQAGADLLAVNADGNMPYDLCEDEATLELLEMVMAEQGITQERIDECRAAKEMAMLADIKALVQSGADLNAQDNNGTTLLHIASANGYISVTELLLENRAQMEVRDSDGWTPLHAAACWGQIQMVELLVAHGASLNTKSLLEETPVDVCMDEEVRAKLMDLKHKHDAIMKSQDRQKGTLQRRASSTGSRGKVVRRVSVNERSSLYRREHHKEAMVWQERGRQPEPQDDDEDRQTDNELHQHATMVAGGAATERLEELEAADRKIMSSLGNGETSVSLASSVPGELWSGGGRMERSASYQLGPVSGYAEGEGADSMTREKSHHTLADLKRQRAAAKLNKYPAPPPPLPPAVEEEPSIAAAEVTPTQAQTEIQMTPAAEPAVSPSQVYFTPASGDPPLLKLRAPEEDQSNNKEPCCGLM from the exons ATGGCAGCAGATCACGGCGAGCTACTGGCTGAGATGGCGACGGTCAGCCGTCTGAGCACCACAGAACGAATAAAACATGCCCAGAAGCGCCGCGCTCAGCAGCTGAAGTCTTGGGCAGACATGGAAAAAGATGCAGCACGAGGGTCGAGGGCCAAAGCTGACAAAAGGAAGGCACGAACCACCAAAGTGAAATTTCCACATGctgtcactctgctggatgcagctgcaCGCAATGACCTGGAGGAAG TGAGGGCACTGTTAAACAGCGGTGTCAGCCCAGATCTTGTCAATGAGGATGGACTGACAGCTCTACATCAG TGCTGCATTGATGATTTTGGCAATATAGTGCAGTGCCTGTTAGACGCCGGTGCCTGTGTGAATGCCTGTGACAGTGAGCTGTGGACGCCGTTgcatgctgctgccacctgTGGGCACACTGGACTGGTGCAGCTCCTAATTCAAGC CGGGGCTGACCTGCTGGCTGTGAATGCGGATGGCAACATGCCCTATGACCTCTGTGAGGACGAAGCCACCCTTGAGCTGCTGGAGATGGTTATGGCTGAACAGG ggATAACTCAGGAACGTATAGATGAATGCAGAGCGGCTAAAGAGATGGCCATGCTGGCTGACATTAAGGCTCTGGTTCAGAGTGGCGCAGACCTAAATGCCCAGGACAATAATGGAACGACACTG CTCCATATTGCATCTGCCAATGGGTACATATCTGTGACAGAGCTGTTGCTAGAGAACAGGGCTCAAATGGAGGTGAGGGACTCTGATGGCTGGACGCCGCTTCACGCTGCCGCCTGCTGGGGGCAG ATTCAAATGGTGGAACTACTGGTGGCCCATGGAGCCAGTTTAAACACAAAGTCTCTCTTGGAGGAAACACCTGTGG ATGTGTGTATGGATGAGGAGGTTAGAGCCAAACTGATGGACCTGAAGCACAAACATGACGCCATCATGAAGAGCCAGGACAGGCAGAAGGGCACGTTGCAAAGACGAGCATCTAGTACTGGAAGCAGAGG TAAGGTGGTGCGACGTGTCAGCGTAAATGAGCGCTCCAGTCTGTATCGGCGGGAGCACCACAAAGAGGCCATGGTATGGCAGGAGCGTGGACGACAGCCTGAGCcacaggatgatgatgaggacagacagactgacaatgAGCTGCACCAACATGCCACCATG GTTGCTGGTGGTGCGGCAACGGAACGTTTAGAAGAACTCGAGGCTGCAGACCGGAAAATTATGTCCAGTCTAGGGAATGGAGAGACTTCTGTCTCTCTGGCTTCCTCTGTACCTGGAGAGCTGTGGAGCGGTGGAGGTCGCATGGAGCGCAGCGCCTCCTACCAACTTGGCCCTGTGTCTGGGTATGCAGAGGGCGAGGGTGCAGACAGTATGACTCGTGAGAAATCGCACCACACCCTGGCTGACCTAAAGCGCCAGCGGGCAGCCGCTAAGCTCAATAAATACCCAGCACCTCCACCACCGCTGCCTCCTGCCGTAGAGGAGGAGCCTTCCATAGCTGCAGCTGAGGTGACACCCACTCAGGCTCAGACAGAGATCCAAATGACCCCTGCTGCAGAGCCAGCAGTCTCCCCCAGCCAGGTGTACTTCACCCCAGCCAGCGGGGATCCTCCACTACTGAAACTTCGAGCCCCTGAGGAAGACCAGTCCAATAACAAGGAGCCTTGCTGTGGATTAATGTAG
- the foxh1 gene encoding LOW QUALITY PROTEIN: forkhead box protein H1 (The sequence of the model RefSeq protein was modified relative to this genomic sequence to represent the inferred CDS: inserted 4 bases in 3 codons; deleted 5 bases in 3 codons), protein MAPQQPPRLEKPSVRSDHFSSGFMDKTVSPGSSYPNERDDHLTQESITRDTWSSDPEKSNTGGGKKKNYQRYPKPPYSYLAMIAMVIQRSPEKKLTLSEILREISTLFPFFKGNYKGWRDSVRHNLSSYDCFVKVXKDPGKPKGKGNFWAVELSRVPLELXKRQNTAVSRKDETVLPSXLAPYILQGYKPESEPPPDPVTHLPTMRSGNPSPPQEDLFRPKLDSSFAIDSLLHSLRPTNASGDVDVPTRDCWGEVERPQHSPVLRPRYASSARSASASSASPASTSSSDDVKGLSGKRVPPDGEAGSDGYEDYKPPLHKLARRECCCASMELPTSYAKYAPPNAVAPPSMRFNGGPLMQLHGGLPFYGYGSSPVDXGHFLSHAYWPILPSRRVSVQAPPLLMDLDNMLQSVPPNKSVFDVLVPSNQNCHTHHQPPSQYALQNGAPLNGYHQY, encoded by the exons ATGGCTCCCCAGCAACCGCCGCGCTTAGAGAAGCCGTCTGTGCGCTCTGACCACTTCAGCAGTGGATTCATGGATAAAACCGTATCACCTGGCTCATCATATCCGAATGAGAGAGACGACCACTTGACACAGGAATCTATCACGCGGGACACCTGGAGCAGCGACCCCGAGAAAAGTAATACCgggggaggaaagaaaaagaactaTCAGCGGTATCCCAAACCCCCGTACTCGTATCTTGCAATGATCGCTATGGTCATCCAAAGGTCCCCAGAGAAGAAACTCACGTTATCTGAG ATCTTGCGGGAGATCAGCACCCTCTTTCCATTTTTCAAAGGAAACTACAAGGGCTGGAGGGACTCTGTGCGGCACAATCTTTCTTCTTATGATTGCTTTGTTAAGGT NNNNAAGGACCCTGGTAAGCCTAAGGGTAAAGGTAATTTCTGGGCAGTGGAGCTGAGCCGTGTCCCTCTGGAGC CTAAGAGACAGAACACAGCCGTATCACGAAAGGATGAAACAGTCTTGCCCAG TCTGGCCCCCTACATCCTGCAAGGGTACAAGCCTGAATCTGAGCCGCCTCCTGATCCTGTGACCCACCTCCCGACCATGCGTTCTGGAAACCCTTCCCCACCACAGGAGGACTTATTCCGACCCAAGCTGGACTCCTCCTTCGCCATTGACTCTCTGCTACACAGTCTGCGGCCAACTAATGCTTCTGGGGATGTAGATGTTCCTACCAGGGACTGCTGGGGGGAGGTGGAGCGGCCTCAACACTCTCCAGTTTTACGGCCTCGCTATGCCTCCTCTGCACGTAGTGCCTCTGCCAGCTCTGCAAGCCCAGCCTCGACCTCGTCCTCTGATGAC GTGAAAGGGCTGTCTGGGAAGCGTGTGCCTCCTGATGgtgaagcaggttcagatggcTATGAGGACTACAAGCCACCACTGCACAAATTAGCCAGACGGGAG TGCTGCTGCGCCTCCATGGAGCTCCCTACTTCTTACGCTAAATATGCCCCCCCAAACGCTGTTGCT CCACCTAGCATGCGTTTCAACGGAGGTCCTCTAATGCAGCTACATGGCGGTCTACCTTTTTATGGCTATGGCAGCTCTCCAGTGG ATGGTCACTTCTTAAGCCATGCATACTGGCCAATCCTCCCCAGCAGACGGGTTTCAGTTCAAGCCCCTCCACTACTCATGGACCTGGACAACATGCTGCAATCTGTGCCTCCAAATAAGAGTGTGTTTGACGTACTAGTACCATCCAATCAGAACTGTCACACACATCATCAACCACCCAGTCAGTATGCCCTGCAGAATGGGGCTCCCCTGAATGGGTACCATCAGTACTAA